One region of Salvelinus sp. IW2-2015 linkage group LG1, ASM291031v2, whole genome shotgun sequence genomic DNA includes:
- the LOC111962128 gene encoding zinc finger protein 436, with protein MSKIQLLNVFLRERLIAAAVEIFGVVENTIVEYQEEISRSKEESKRLQKLLDLVIKPQIKLHRAEPRQHVSEEEEMRGLSLRQESSDPAQSTVEQDFRTRLLEEQLQGPESHSHNIEFVFTPPCVKSGFDQDPWPSHLFKTQIVEDNEINNLSSTLVEHIKTEPDVEGYGVPTSDPQFLFAVNAHCSAAPSETMSPPPRKTKRGRPFRHIGTLSEFMKRRASYERFRCHVCGKGFPARKGLGDHMTTHTGERPHSCHLCGKGFKVKSHLNEHIRVHTGEKPFVCPVCGKAFRQDAHMKGHLRRTHKENPYRCHDCGESFSQMGELQVHRTVACGPIVLGL; from the exons ATGTCAAAAATACAATTGCTCAATGTGTTTCTGCGTGAGCGATTGATAGCGGCTGCTGTAGAGATATTTGGAGTAGTTGAAAATACGATAGTAGAGTATCAAGAAGAAATCTCCCGTTCGAAAGAGGAGAGCAAACGGTTACAGAAGCTGTTGGATTTGGTCATTAAACCACAAATCAAGTTACATAGAGCAG AACCTAGGCAGCATGTCTcagaagaagaggagatgaggggcCTCAGTCTGCGGCAAGAAAGTTCAGATCCCGCACAAAGTACAGTGGAACAGGACTTCAGGACGAGACTGTTAGAAGAGCAATTGCAAGGGCCTGAGTCTCATAGTCATAACATAGAGTTTGTGTTCACTCCTCCTTGTGTGAAAAGTGGGTTTGACCAGGACCCTTGGCCCTCGCACCTTTTTAAAACCCAGATTGTGGAGGACAATGAGATTAATAATCTGTCAAGTACCCTAGTGGAACACATAAAAACAGAACCTGATGTAGAGGGCTACGGAGTACCAACGAGTGACCCACAGTTCCTGTTTGCAGTAAACGCACACTGTTCTGCAGCTCCGAGTGAAACCATGAGCCCTCCGCCACGGAAAACAAAGAGAGGGCGACCATTTAGGCATATAGGAACACTGTCTGAATTTATGAAGAGACGCGCCTCATACGAACGATTCCGATGCCATGTCTGTGGAAAGGGGTTCCCAGCAAGGAAGGGTCTGGGAGACCACATGACGACTCATACAGGGGAGAGACCACACAGCTGTCACCTTTGTGGGAAAGGTTTCAAAGTGAAGAGTCATCTGAACGAGCATATCCgagttcacacaggagagaaaccgtttGTCTGCCCAGTCTGCGGGAAAGCGTTCAGGCAGGACGCTCATATGAAAGGACATTTGAGGAGGACTCACAAGGAGAACCCGTACCGATGCCATGACTGTGGCGAAAGCTTCAGTCAGATGGGAGAGCTGCAAGTGCATAGGACAGTGGCCTGTGGTCCAATTGTCCTGGGCCTTTGA